A window from Balearica regulorum gibbericeps isolate bBalReg1 chromosome 1, bBalReg1.pri, whole genome shotgun sequence encodes these proteins:
- the LOC142601180 gene encoding uncharacterized protein LOC142601180 isoform X3 encodes MRLISRTPLHLACANGHADVVRFLAGKKCQLNPRDCLKKSPLMKAVDHQHKDCVTILLEHGAKANLKGAGGNTALHMAAVIPSKPLVELLLEHNAHIDAQNELGYTPLTLAITERCEEMVEFLLQKGADVHARDKHERTPLMIAVLAGNMNTIKSLLRHGADLSHRDCMGKQAMQYARELTLYTNTAEQLEEYIRCEMTGECSAGGTGGPAVLDSSCAGTTAHFPLGEPAMTRAGVLPAAAEEQEEEVHSPSDSKTDSEAPHKVSAGTVLPTADRHGACAQSLAGERGNGVCPAAGAEDEEDDDSWFDSVRWVRQLQEELANTLKKNSLAEASLEAEKRYCRDLQEQQLQLQEDLDRSTAKLQELREQHIRTECYVQFLKQALENKKRELTTSRNLQGLLAASSATAAIPELEERLQRLQVGKARLEATAQQQAKTIEALQKDLRASATARNGLEDLITGFQTKRTAKEPQHQQVEDASAGSSGKAKGICGERERERVPAQFPGRDEQQLFGGGQPSW; translated from the exons ATGCGTTTAATTTCTAGGACGCCTCTGCATCTTGCTTGCGCGAACGGCCACGCAGATGTTGTTCGATTCCTAGCAGGAAAGAAGTGCCAGCTAAACCCTCGTGACTGTTTGAAGAAATCGCCGCTGATGAAG GCAGTAGACCACCAGCACAAAGACTGCGTGACTATTCTGCTGGAGCACGGTGCCAAAGCCAACCTCAAAGGTGCTGGCGGCAACACTGCCCTTCACATGGCTGCTGTCATTCCTAGCAAACCTCTAGTGGAGCTGTTACTTGAGCACAATGCCCATATCGATGCTCAGAATGAG ttGGGGTACACTCCGCTTACTCTTGCCATCACCGAGCGCTGTGAAGAGATGGTTGAGTTCCTTCTTCAAAAAGGAGCTGACGTGCATGCTCGAGATAAGCATGAAAG GACCCCTCTTATGATTGCTGTTCTTGCTGGGAATATGAATACAATAAAAAGTCTTCTTCGACACGGTGCTGATCTTTCTCATCGAGACTGTATGGGCAAGCAAGCTATGCAATATGCCAGAGAGTTAACGCTTTACACCAA TACTGCTGAGCAACTGGAGGAATACATCAGGTGTGAAATGACAGGAGAATGTTCTGCGGGAGGCACAGGAGGCCCAGCAGTACTTGACAGCTCCTGCGCTGGGACAACTGCTCATTTTCCCTTGGGGGAACCTGCAATGACCAGAGCAG GTGtcttgccagcagcagcagaagagcaagaggaagaagTTCACTCCCCTTCTGATTCTAAG ACGGATTCCGAAGCTCCTCACAAAGTGTCGGCCGGCACGGTGCTTCCAACTGCGGACAGACACGGAGCGTGCGCACAGTCCCTTGCAGGGGAGCGCGGCAACG GTgtctgcccagcagcaggagcagaagacGAGGAAGATGATGACTCCTGGTTTGATTCTGTG AGATGGgtcaggcagctgcaggaggagctcGCCAACACTCTCAAAAAGAACTCCCTGGCGGAAGCGTCACTGGAAGCTGAGAAGCGCTACTGCAGGGAcctgcaggaacagcagctgCAGTTGCAGGAGGACCTGGACAGGTCAACAGCTAAG CTGCAGGAATTGAGAGAACAGCATATCCGGACTGAGTGTTATGTCCAGTTCCTGAAGCAGGCCCTAGAGAACAAGAAGAGGGAACTAACCACTTCCAGGAACCTGCAGGGCCTTCTGGCCGCCTCTTCCGCAACTGCGGCTATCCCAGAGCTGGAAGAACGCCTGCAACG GCTCCAAGTTGGAAAGGCCAGGCTGGAAGCCACAGCGCAGCAACAAGCCAAGACCATCGAAGCCCTTCAGAAAGATCTGCGAGCCTCTGCCACA GCTCGTAATGGCCTGGAGGACTTGATAACTGGCTTTCAGACAAAACGGACTGCAAAGGAACCCCAACATCAGCAG GTTGAAGATGCTTCTGCAGGGAGCTCAGGCAAAGCTAAAGGCATATGcggagaaagagagagagaaagagtcCCAGCTCAGTTTCCAGGGAGAGATGAACAACAGCTGTTCGGAGGTGGCCAGCCAAGCTGGTAA
- the LOC142601180 gene encoding uncharacterized protein LOC142601180 isoform X1, giving the protein MRLISRTPLHLACANGHADVVRFLAGKKCQLNPRDCLKKSPLMKAVDHQHKDCVTILLEHGAKANLKGAGGNTALHMAAVIPSKPLVELLLEHNAHIDAQNELGYTPLTLAITERCEEMVEFLLQKGADVHARDKHERTPLMIAVLAGNMNTIKSLLRHGADLSHRDCMGKQAMQYARELTLYTNTAEQLEEYIRCEMTGECSAGGTGGPAVLDSSCAGTTAHFPLGEPAMTRAGVLPAAAEEQEEEVHSPSDSKTDSEAPHKVSAGTVLPTADRHGACAQSLAGERGNGVCPAAGAEDEEDDDSWFDSVISSLEIEKLQPKQDASARVDCQSDRQRWVRQLQEELANTLKKNSLAEASLEAEKRYCRDLQEQQLQLQEDLDRSTAKLQELREQHIRTECYVQFLKQALENKKRELTTSRNLQGLLAASSATAAIPELEERLQRLQVGKARLEATAQQQAKTIEALQKDLRASATARNGLEDLITGFQTKRTAKEPQHQQVEDASAGSSGKAKGICGERERERVPAQFPGRDEQQLFGGGQPSW; this is encoded by the exons ATGCGTTTAATTTCTAGGACGCCTCTGCATCTTGCTTGCGCGAACGGCCACGCAGATGTTGTTCGATTCCTAGCAGGAAAGAAGTGCCAGCTAAACCCTCGTGACTGTTTGAAGAAATCGCCGCTGATGAAG GCAGTAGACCACCAGCACAAAGACTGCGTGACTATTCTGCTGGAGCACGGTGCCAAAGCCAACCTCAAAGGTGCTGGCGGCAACACTGCCCTTCACATGGCTGCTGTCATTCCTAGCAAACCTCTAGTGGAGCTGTTACTTGAGCACAATGCCCATATCGATGCTCAGAATGAG ttGGGGTACACTCCGCTTACTCTTGCCATCACCGAGCGCTGTGAAGAGATGGTTGAGTTCCTTCTTCAAAAAGGAGCTGACGTGCATGCTCGAGATAAGCATGAAAG GACCCCTCTTATGATTGCTGTTCTTGCTGGGAATATGAATACAATAAAAAGTCTTCTTCGACACGGTGCTGATCTTTCTCATCGAGACTGTATGGGCAAGCAAGCTATGCAATATGCCAGAGAGTTAACGCTTTACACCAA TACTGCTGAGCAACTGGAGGAATACATCAGGTGTGAAATGACAGGAGAATGTTCTGCGGGAGGCACAGGAGGCCCAGCAGTACTTGACAGCTCCTGCGCTGGGACAACTGCTCATTTTCCCTTGGGGGAACCTGCAATGACCAGAGCAG GTGtcttgccagcagcagcagaagagcaagaggaagaagTTCACTCCCCTTCTGATTCTAAG ACGGATTCCGAAGCTCCTCACAAAGTGTCGGCCGGCACGGTGCTTCCAACTGCGGACAGACACGGAGCGTGCGCACAGTCCCTTGCAGGGGAGCGCGGCAACG GTgtctgcccagcagcaggagcagaagacGAGGAAGATGATGACTCCTGGTTTGATTCTGTG ATTTCTTCACTGGAGATAGAAAAGCTTCAGCCAAAGCAGGATGCTTCAGCTCGAGTGGATTGTCAAAGCGATAGACAG AGATGGgtcaggcagctgcaggaggagctcGCCAACACTCTCAAAAAGAACTCCCTGGCGGAAGCGTCACTGGAAGCTGAGAAGCGCTACTGCAGGGAcctgcaggaacagcagctgCAGTTGCAGGAGGACCTGGACAGGTCAACAGCTAAG CTGCAGGAATTGAGAGAACAGCATATCCGGACTGAGTGTTATGTCCAGTTCCTGAAGCAGGCCCTAGAGAACAAGAAGAGGGAACTAACCACTTCCAGGAACCTGCAGGGCCTTCTGGCCGCCTCTTCCGCAACTGCGGCTATCCCAGAGCTGGAAGAACGCCTGCAACG GCTCCAAGTTGGAAAGGCCAGGCTGGAAGCCACAGCGCAGCAACAAGCCAAGACCATCGAAGCCCTTCAGAAAGATCTGCGAGCCTCTGCCACA GCTCGTAATGGCCTGGAGGACTTGATAACTGGCTTTCAGACAAAACGGACTGCAAAGGAACCCCAACATCAGCAG GTTGAAGATGCTTCTGCAGGGAGCTCAGGCAAAGCTAAAGGCATATGcggagaaagagagagagaaagagtcCCAGCTCAGTTTCCAGGGAGAGATGAACAACAGCTGTTCGGAGGTGGCCAGCCAAGCTGGTAA
- the LOC142601180 gene encoding uncharacterized protein LOC142601180 isoform X2 — protein sequence MRLISRTPLHLACANGHADVVRFLAGKKCQLNPRDCLKKSPLMKAVDHQHKDCVTILLEHGAKANLKGAGGNTALHMAAVIPSKPLVELLLEHNAHIDAQNELGYTPLTLAITERCEEMVEFLLQKGADVHARDKHERTPLMIAVLAGNMNTIKSLLRHGADLSHRDCMGKQAMQYARELTLYTNTAEQLEEYIRCEMTGECSAGGTGGPAVLDSSCAGTTAHFPLGEPAMTRAGVLPAAAEEQEEEVHSPSDSKTDSEAPHKVSAGTVLPTADRHGACAQSLAGERGNGVCPAAGAEDEEDDDSWFDSVISSLEIEKLQPKQDASARVDCQSDRQRWVRQLQEELANTLKKNSLAEASLEAEKRYCRDLQEQQLQLQEDLDRSTAKLQELREQHIRTECYVQFLKQALENKKRELTTSRNLQGLLAASSATAAIPELEERLQRLQVGKARLEATAQQQAKTIEALQKDLRASATARNGLEDLITGFQTKRTAKEPQHQQCGSESEEAKQLVEMKRRSEALLEEMWRTNSALKEEHTRHGFLVL from the exons ATGCGTTTAATTTCTAGGACGCCTCTGCATCTTGCTTGCGCGAACGGCCACGCAGATGTTGTTCGATTCCTAGCAGGAAAGAAGTGCCAGCTAAACCCTCGTGACTGTTTGAAGAAATCGCCGCTGATGAAG GCAGTAGACCACCAGCACAAAGACTGCGTGACTATTCTGCTGGAGCACGGTGCCAAAGCCAACCTCAAAGGTGCTGGCGGCAACACTGCCCTTCACATGGCTGCTGTCATTCCTAGCAAACCTCTAGTGGAGCTGTTACTTGAGCACAATGCCCATATCGATGCTCAGAATGAG ttGGGGTACACTCCGCTTACTCTTGCCATCACCGAGCGCTGTGAAGAGATGGTTGAGTTCCTTCTTCAAAAAGGAGCTGACGTGCATGCTCGAGATAAGCATGAAAG GACCCCTCTTATGATTGCTGTTCTTGCTGGGAATATGAATACAATAAAAAGTCTTCTTCGACACGGTGCTGATCTTTCTCATCGAGACTGTATGGGCAAGCAAGCTATGCAATATGCCAGAGAGTTAACGCTTTACACCAA TACTGCTGAGCAACTGGAGGAATACATCAGGTGTGAAATGACAGGAGAATGTTCTGCGGGAGGCACAGGAGGCCCAGCAGTACTTGACAGCTCCTGCGCTGGGACAACTGCTCATTTTCCCTTGGGGGAACCTGCAATGACCAGAGCAG GTGtcttgccagcagcagcagaagagcaagaggaagaagTTCACTCCCCTTCTGATTCTAAG ACGGATTCCGAAGCTCCTCACAAAGTGTCGGCCGGCACGGTGCTTCCAACTGCGGACAGACACGGAGCGTGCGCACAGTCCCTTGCAGGGGAGCGCGGCAACG GTgtctgcccagcagcaggagcagaagacGAGGAAGATGATGACTCCTGGTTTGATTCTGTG ATTTCTTCACTGGAGATAGAAAAGCTTCAGCCAAAGCAGGATGCTTCAGCTCGAGTGGATTGTCAAAGCGATAGACAG AGATGGgtcaggcagctgcaggaggagctcGCCAACACTCTCAAAAAGAACTCCCTGGCGGAAGCGTCACTGGAAGCTGAGAAGCGCTACTGCAGGGAcctgcaggaacagcagctgCAGTTGCAGGAGGACCTGGACAGGTCAACAGCTAAG CTGCAGGAATTGAGAGAACAGCATATCCGGACTGAGTGTTATGTCCAGTTCCTGAAGCAGGCCCTAGAGAACAAGAAGAGGGAACTAACCACTTCCAGGAACCTGCAGGGCCTTCTGGCCGCCTCTTCCGCAACTGCGGCTATCCCAGAGCTGGAAGAACGCCTGCAACG GCTCCAAGTTGGAAAGGCCAGGCTGGAAGCCACAGCGCAGCAACAAGCCAAGACCATCGAAGCCCTTCAGAAAGATCTGCGAGCCTCTGCCACA GCTCGTAATGGCCTGGAGGACTTGATAACTGGCTTTCAGACAAAACGGACTGCAAAGGAACCCCAACATCAGCAG tGTGGGAGTGAAAGCGAGGAAGCGAAGCAGCTGGTTGAGATGAAACGCCGATCAGAAGCGCTTCTGGAGGAAATGTGGCGGACAAACAGTGCGCTGAAGGAAGAACATACCAGGCATGGCTTTTTAGTGCTTTAA